CCGGTGTCGTTCAGCGCGTAGAGCAGGGCTGACGAGAAGCGCACCGTGCGGCGCAGGTGGCGTACCCAGTAATCGGGAGACGTGGCTTCCCCTGCCGTCAACGCGGCGCCGGTGAGGGTGGAGACGATGGGCATCGTCGGCGGCGACAGGCGGATGCCGGCGACCTCGGCACGAAAGCCCTCCAGTACCGGCTCCATCATCCCGGAGTGAAACGCATGCGACGTGGCCAGGTGCCGACAGGCCACGCCTTCGGCAGTGAGTTCGCGGCGCAAGGCTTCCACGGCGTCGCTGGTACCGGCCACGACGCTGGCATTCGGCGCGTTTTCCACGGCCAGCGACACTCCGTCCGGCAGCCGCGCGCGCAATTCATCGGCGCCCAGGCGCACCGACAGCATCGCGCCGCCGGGTAGCGACTGCATCATCCGGCCGCGGCGCGCGACCAGGCGCGCGGCATCCGCCATCGACATGACGCCCGCGATCGCCGCCGCCGCGAATTCGCCGACGCTGTGCCCGATCATCGCCGAGGGGATCACACCCAGGCTCATCCAAAGCCGTGCCAAGGCGTATTCGAGGGCGAACGTGGCGGGCTGGAGGTACGCGGTCGCCCGCAGGTCGTCGGTGTCCGTCGCGAACATCCGCTCGCGCAGGTCGAAACCCAACTCGCCCTGCAGGACGGAAGACACCTCGTCGAGCGCCGCGCGGAATACCGGCTCGCTCGCGTGCAACGCCTGGCCCATCCCCGGATACTGGGCCCCCTGGCCGGGAAACAGGAACACCACACCGCACGCATCGCCGTGGCGCTCGCGGAGTCCGGCGGCGGCGATATCGCGCAGGCTCGCTTCGGTGTCCTGGTGCGACGACGCGACCACGTGCGTGCGTTGGGCGAAGGCCTTGCGGCCCGAGGTCAGGGTCCAGGCCACGTCCGCCAGGTTGGCATCGGGGTGAGCGGCGAGGTGATCGGCCAACCGTTCCGCGGCGGCGGCCAGGGCGGTGGGCGTGCGCGCCGACAGCGCCAGCAACTGCGGGCCCGATGCGGCATCCGACGGTGTCCGCGCGGGTGCCTCCTCGAGGATCACGTGTGCGTTGGTGCCGCCCACGCCGAACGCGCTGACGCCGGCCAGCAGGCGGCCCGTGCTCGGCCACGGACGGAGCGTACGGTTCACGACGAAGGGCGTGGCGTCCAGGTCGAGTCGTGCGTGGGCCGCCTTGAAGTGCAGCGTCGCGGGCAGGCGGCGTTCACTCAGGGACAGTGAGGTCTTGATGACGCCAGCGGCGCCGGCGGCAATCACCAGGTGACCCACGTTGCTCTTCAACGAACCGATGGCGCAGAAACCCGTGTCGTCCGTGGTCGCGCGGAAGGCCCGTGTCAGGCCTTCGATCTCGATCGGATCACCCAGCGGCGTGGCCGTGCCGTGCGCCTCGACGTAGGACACCTCGCGTGCCGATACCCCGGCATCGCGCAGGGCCATGGCGATGACCGCGGCTTGCCCGCCGGCGTTGGGTGCCGTGAAGCTGGCCTTGGCCGCTCCGTCGTTGTTGACGGCACCGCCGCGCAACGTGGCGTAGATGGGGTCGCCGTCGCGCAACGCGTCGGACAGTCGCTTGAGCAGCACCACGGCCGCGCCGTCACTGAACACCGTGCCGCGGGCGTCGGCATCGAACGGGCGCGTGTGGCCGTCCGGCGACAGCATCGAACCTTCCTGCGCCAGGTAGCCGCTGTGTGGCGGGCAGGTGATGGACGCACCGCCCGCCAGCGCCATGTCGCAGCGGCCGGCGCGCAAGGCGTCCAGTGCCTGCACGATCGCCACCAGCGACGTGGAGCAGGCGGTATTCACGCCGACGGCCGGCCCGGTGAGGTTCAGCTTGTGCGCGACGCGGGAGGCCAGGTAATCCTTCTCGTTGCCGAGCATGACCTGGAAGGCGCCGAGCTTGTCGATCAGGCCGGCGCGGCCGCTGATGTGCTTCTGGTAATAGGTGGCGTTGTGCATGCCGCCGAACACGCCGACCGGCACGTCCTGCGCATCCGGGACATACCCCGCGCGTTCCATGCATTCCCAGCACAGTTCCAGGAACAGGCGCTGTTGCGGATCGGTCAGTTCGGCCTCGCGCGGCGACATGCCGAAGAAGCCGGCGTCGAACAGGTCGCTGCCGTCCACGATGCCGCGTGCTGCGACGTAAGCAGGATCGTTGCGCTCGGTGGGCCCGATGGACGGGTCGAGTTCATCCGGCGCGAAGAAGCGGATCGACTCGCGTCCGGCACACAGATTCTCCCAGAAGGCTTCCACGTCGGACGCGCCGGGGAAGCGGCCGGCCATCGCGACGATGGCGACAGGCTCGCGGGTCACCGCTCTCGCTTCGGCCAGGCGACCGGTGAGCGCATCGCGTGTGGCTTTCCCCTCGATAAGGTCCGCGACGGCCGCTGGCGTAGGCAGTGCGAAGAAGCGGACCAGGCTCGGGCGCGTCGATACCGCCTCCTGGATGCGCGTGACAAGACGCGCGGCCAGGAGAGAGCTACCGCCCAGGTCGAAGAAGTTGTCGTCGCGACCGACCCGATCGAGGCCAAGCGTCTCCGCAAAAAACTGGCACAGGCGAGTCTCGACCTCGCCGCGCGGCGCGACCCAGGCGGACGCCAGCTCGGGCCGTGAACGGCCCGGTGCGGGAAGCGCATGCCGGTCGAGCTTGCCGTTGTCCGTCAACGGAAGGGCGTCCAGACGCTTCCAGGTCGCCGGCAGCATGTACTCCGGCAGGGTCAGCGCGAGCGCGTCGCGTAGCGTGCGCGCTGTCACCGTGCTGTCCTGCGTCACGTAGTAGGCGACCAGTCGCGTATCGCCTGGCGTGTCCTCGCGAGCGGCCACCACCGCGGCGACGACACCCGGCAGCGCGCGTAGCGCGACATCGATTTCGCCGGGTTCGATCCGGTACCCGCGAATCTTCACCTGGCCGTCGCGGCGACCGACAAACGCGAGATTGCCGTCGGGGAGCTCACGTACGAGGTCCCCGGTGCGATACAGCGTGCCACGGTCGGACGGCAGGAAGCGCTCGGCCGTCAGTTCGGAATGTCCGAGATAGCCGCGCGCCACGCCGGGGCCGCCGATATACAGCTCACCCACGACGCCGGGTGTCACCGCCGCGCCATGCCCGTCCACGACGCGCAGCACGGTGGCGCCGACCGGCCGGCCGATCGGTATCGCCGTGCCGTCGTCGGGCAGATCGCGAGGGATCGCATAGGTGGTGGCGAAGGTTGTGCATTCGGTCGGGCCGTACCCGTTGACCAGCCGTGTGTCCGGCAGCGCCGCATACGCCTTGCGTACGTGCGGGACCGACAGGGCTTCGCCGCCGACAAGGATCGTACGCAGGCCGGCCAGGCAGGTCGCATCCTCGTCGA
This DNA window, taken from Luteibacter sp. 9135, encodes the following:
- a CDS encoding polyketide synthase codes for the protein MDARADSRFASITVHGCFTQMAATFPDRLALASTALSLTYAELDERSDRVAAGLMAAGVPHGGYIAVLMDRSVSGVVVLLGILKAGAAYLPLDRRWPEERIAFALADADVAAVVVTAAEDTTCVDRPVLTYAVLSGDKDAAPGAVGGHRATGSQAMCAAEDIAYAMYTSGSTGKPKGVEIRHRSILSLVRKSDYIDFGAPKVLHAAPLGFDASTFEIFAPLLNGGTCIVHDELVPTGSGIARTVAAHGAEVAWLTAALFNTIVDEDATCLAGLRTILVGGEALSVPHVRKAYAALPDTRLVNGYGPTECTTFATTYAIPRDLPDDGTAIPIGRPVGATVLRVVDGHGAAVTPGVVGELYIGGPGVARGYLGHSELTAERFLPSDRGTLYRTGDLVRELPDGNLAFVGRRDGQVKIRGYRIEPGEIDVALRALPGVVAAVVAAREDTPGDTRLVAYYVTQDSTVTARTLRDALALTLPEYMLPATWKRLDALPLTDNGKLDRHALPAPGRSRPELASAWVAPRGEVETRLCQFFAETLGLDRVGRDDNFFDLGGSSLLAARLVTRIQEAVSTRPSLVRFFALPTPAAVADLIEGKATRDALTGRLAEARAVTREPVAIVAMAGRFPGASDVEAFWENLCAGRESIRFFAPDELDPSIGPTERNDPAYVAARGIVDGSDLFDAGFFGMSPREAELTDPQQRLFLELCWECMERAGYVPDAQDVPVGVFGGMHNATYYQKHISGRAGLIDKLGAFQVMLGNEKDYLASRVAHKLNLTGPAVGVNTACSTSLVAIVQALDALRAGRCDMALAGGASITCPPHSGYLAQEGSMLSPDGHTRPFDADARGTVFSDGAAVVLLKRLSDALRDGDPIYATLRGGAVNNDGAAKASFTAPNAGGQAAVIAMALRDAGVSAREVSYVEAHGTATPLGDPIEIEGLTRAFRATTDDTGFCAIGSLKSNVGHLVIAAGAAGVIKTSLSLSERRLPATLHFKAAHARLDLDATPFVVNRTLRPWPSTGRLLAGVSAFGVGGTNAHVILEEAPARTPSDAASGPQLLALSARTPTALAAAAERLADHLAAHPDANLADVAWTLTSGRKAFAQRTHVVASSHQDTEASLRDIAAAGLRERHGDACGVVFLFPGQGAQYPGMGQALHASEPVFRAALDEVSSVLQGELGFDLRERMFATDTDDLRATAYLQPATFALEYALARLWMSLGVIPSAMIGHSVGEFAAAAIAGVMSMADAARLVARRGRMMQSLPGGAMLSVRLGADELRARLPDGVSLAVENAPNASVVAGTSDAVEALRRELTAEGVACRHLATSHAFHSGMMEPVLEGFRAEVAGIRLSPPTMPIVSTLTGAALTAGEATSPDYWVRHLRRTVRFSSALLYALNDTGTAFLEVGPRTVLTTLGHQHTQARGRTLVASLTDTPAGERKALLDAAGTLWSAGVPVDLAALDHRAQRRRLRLPTYPFERQRHWVDAPPAASIASLVATVATPSEPMSPLPLPVEHPMSLPASVSPRHARLVGELVALFEDVSGADMAGVDPAAHFVELGLDSLSLTQVALQLQRAYALKVTFRELMDGCSSFERLAGHLDRLLPAEVAGVEVGAGSGVAVGVSPTSWAPTTAMVPAGAPVSVAATVSVGVSAGGVQAVIAQQMQLMREQLALLAGVEAAATVTAVSSTAGSDIGAGAAGAGAGVAGAGTGATAARAPSTQGTQGTQGTQAAANDEEAALAHTSYDVKKAFGAIARIHHGATELSARQRARLDAFMQRYVARTAASRAYTEEHRPHLADPRVVNGFRPLLKDIVYQIVIARSKGAHVWDLDGNRYVDALNGFGMNLFGWQPDFVLDAVRRQLDEGYEIGPQHPLAGVVARQVCELTGFDRAALCNTGSEAVMGCVRVARTVTGRDTLVIFTGSYHGIFDEVLVRGTKKLTSVPAAPGILRNTAEHVLVLEYGTPESLQIIRERAADIAAVMVEPVQSRRPDFQPVAFLRELRAITRDADALLIFDEVVTGFRAHPRGAQAVLGIDADMAAYGKVVGGGFPIGIIGGARRFMDALDGGDWRYGDDSVPTVGVTYFAGTFVRHPLALAAAHAVLGHLADHGPALQATLNAKVGAFADGLTAFCAEVGAPLHVVHFASVWKTVFTEDHPLQDLLFAMMRSRGIHILDNFPCFFTTAHDEVDFAAIATAFRESVLEMQEAGFLPRRRDATAMDAARPPVAGARLGRDPDGSPAWFVPNPDTPGKFLKVNA